Sequence from the Grus americana isolate bGruAme1 chromosome 11, bGruAme1.mat, whole genome shotgun sequence genome:
attttttatattaaagtTCAATTTATAAGACATTTGGTGATTTATGTATGCTGCAATGCTATTACAAACATCACACTAGGTATTATGGATGGTTTCAAGCCATAGCTTTGAAGAACATACTGAACTCTAATTCTTATAGCTATTGATTATTCATACATTAAAACACCTATTATTTAGCCCTTTATACACCACCTCTTAATATAGTTAAATACTGTCAAGAAGCATCCTCAGCTGTAATAAAAGGTTGAACCAGATCCCTTTGTAGAGCAGGGATTAGCACAACAAAGACGTTGAACAAACAGCCATGAGCACTATTGTTTGATCTGTCTCTGCTCCTGGTGCTGTGAGAGCAACCCTTGCCAATGCACCTGGAGACACAGGGTCAGGCTCACGACTATCCTGTTAGCTGAGATGTTTCTGATCTTTCCCTTGGGGATAATTGAGCCTGGGAGTAATAAAAAGTCTTTCAGACCCCTAGTAAGCATTTTTCCCTCTGGCCCTTGATGCTGCCTCGCAAGTGGTGTGTTCAAGCTTCGGGCTCTGGAGTGGTTTTATACATCCTAATCGAGTCGCGCACAAACCAAAACAGTCCCAACTCTTAGAAGTATTTCCATGGATGAAAAGGCTGGGTTTGTTTCATATATAAAGGGCTGTTGAAGATAAACCACGCTGTTGGCAATGGAAGCGGCTGGGCAGGGGCGGTAGGACAGTCAATACCCACACTTAGCACAAGGAGATGCGTGCTCCTTCCCAGGACACTGTCACAGGAAGGAATCTCCTAAGATTTCCCAATCACTTTTCATCAAGAAGGAACATAATTTATGTCAGTCTTCATTCTTGTGACAacattgcatttgctttttccctcctttttcacATAGCTGGatgaaggatggatggatgatgACAGAAATGATTTTCTGGATGACTTGCACATGGACATGTTAGAGGAACAGCACCACCAGGCAATGCAATTTACTGCCAGCATGCTTCAGCAGGTACTGCTGTTCTGTTGGGCAATGGTGTCAAAGCTTCACATTGCACTCAATATACCAATATTGAGCTTGACTGAATACACTTAGTGTCTCGAATGACAATCAAGGCAAAAGGACTTTCTGTAAAATCAAGATAATACATGACTATCCACAAACTTCATCCTGGGGACTAAAACGTATTAAAACATTACCTTTTGTTGCCCCTTACGACAACATGATCACAGTTCTTAGAAATCCACCGTTCTGGCCATGGTCACTGAGAGAAGTACAAGCTAACTTATAACATTTCCTGTTTGATATGCATGCACATACTGAAAAAGCCTGCCTCCCAAAACCTTAAAATCCAAATGGAGAACTCGGGCAAATGACTGAAATAAGTTCTATATATGGGgagaaactaaaagaaaaaggttttacaAAGCAAAGTTTATGCAGGGCCACAGATTTGGGCCTGTATCCCCCATCATTCTCCCACCATTAATGCAATCATAAGttcatgaacagaaaaaaaactctAGACAAATATTGAAAATCTGAAGTTTTCTATAACTCTGCATCCTCTGTGGGAGCCACATTTTCTGAAGGGACATCCACAGCATGCTGTGTTTTGAGTCACCATTTCTATGAGTTCTCAATAATATTCTTTCCATatcaacaaaaaacaaagatgCAGAAAATATAACAGATGACAGATaagaaaactattaaaaacaCCCTGAGATATTTTACATCCATGcaataatttctctttctgtcttttcacttTTGCTGTTAGAAGAAGCATGAGGAAGATGGAGGTACCACAGATACCGCCACCATTTTATCTAACCAGCATGAGAAGGACAGCGGTGTGGGGCGCACGGACGACAGCACTCGGAACGATGAGAGTTCCGAGCAGGAAAACAATGCGGATGATCACACCACCGCCTCCAACACTTTAGGGAGCCAGAAGAAGTTGACATATAGTCACGACACCCTAGGAAGCGGTGATATGCAGTTCAGCAATGAATCATTTATCTCAGCTGACTGCACAGACGTCGACTTCCTTGGCATCCCTGTAGACGAATGCGAGCGATTCCGGGAACTGCTGGAACTGAAGTGCCAGGTCAAGTCGGCCAACCCTTACAGTTTGTATTATCATAACAGCACGCTGGATATGAGCAAAAGCGACCAAGAAAGTGTTGACAGAGAGCTGGAGATGCTTAATGAGGAGCTGCGCAACATCGAGCTAGAGTGCCTGAATATTGTGAGAGCTCATaaaatgcagcagctgaaagatcaGTACCGGGAGCCTTGGATGCTACATAACAGCGGGTTCCGCAACTATAACACAAGCATTGATGTTCGCAGGCACGAGCTCTCAGACATTACGGAGCTCCCTGAGAAGTCTGACAAGGATAGCTCGAGTGCGTATAACACGGGCGAAAGCTGCCGAAGCACACCACTCACGCTGGAGATTTCCCCTGACAATTCGCTGCGCAGAACTGCAGAAGGCACTAACTGTCAGGGTAATGAGGGGGCAGTGGCGTATAATGTCTCCCAAAAGAATTTATTTGCTAGCTCAGAAAGTCATGAATCCAACACTGGTAAATGCCATGCCTCTGCTAAAGATCCCGACCTTGGCAAGCAGCTGgaaagcaaggagagaaaagccAGTGATGGAAGCAAAAGCCCTACTCATGGTCAAAAACCTTCTGGCTCCTACGTCTCCCCGTACCATCACTCTCCATATAAGCACGCTCATATTCCCGCCCACGCACAGCACTACCAGAGCTACATGCAGCTCATCCAACAGAAATCAGCAGTGGAGTACGCACAGAGCCAAATGAGCCTGGTGAGTATGTGCAAAGACTTTAATTCAAGTCAGAGCGAACCGAGGATGGAGTGGAAAGTCAAGGTCAGAAGCGATGGGACCCGCTACATTACAAAGAGGCCAGTCAGGGACAGGCTGCTGAGAGAACGTGCCATAAAGATTAAGGAGGAGCGCAGTGGTATGACTACCGATGATGATGCCATCAGTGAAATGAAGATGGGCCGTTACTGGAGCAAGGAAGAGCGGAAGCAGCATTTAGTGAAAgcaaaggagcagaggaagaggcgCGAGTTTATGATGCAGAGCAGGCTAGATTGCTTAAAGGAACAGCAAggtgcagaagaaaagaaagagatgaatATCATTGAACTGAGCCACAAAAAAATgatgaagaagagaaataaaaaaatatttgacaattGGATGACAATCCAAGAACTGCTAACCCATGGAACAAAGTCACCAGATGGCACACGGGTGTACAATTCCTTCCTGTCAGTGACTACTGTATAATCATCATTGGTAAATTATGTATATAAAACACTACCAGTGGGGTAGAAATCAATGCCTCGTTCAATGTGGCAAGATTTTTGTATATAAGATACAGTCATCGAGTTTATAGTTCAAATACTGAACTCTACAACTGTGGGTGCCAGGATCTCCATTATAAAGTGGAGAGGAAGCTTGCCCATCTCCTTCAAAGGCAATATTAGCAGTGCTTTTTGGAATACTGATTGTACTTTTTTACTTGTTACCTTTTACATGAAGTGTTTAAATATCAGAAATGTATTAACCATACTTACACAGGTAATTTGCTTAAACTATATTCATATTAAAAGGTACCCAAGCTTTTctttacctaaaaaaaaaaaaaaaatgcaaaaaacccacaagagcAACTGcacatatgtattttttgtgAAACCATATTTTGTGatattattttgctgttgttcaCTTCTACAGAGAGTGCTTTTATCAATATTTAGCTCAAGGTTTAAACTCAGAATTAGAGTCATTCTCTTGTAATATTTAACATTAATCAAACAGCAGTTTTTAGAGTTATGCTCAAcgtttaaacatttttgtttttaaggtttCTGAAGAAAGTATATAGGTTTCATCTGAAAAGCCTGAAGCAAAGTACACTATACTGCAGctttaaaggattttaaagCATGTTTGCAAATGTTGCAACCTATTGAAAAAATGTGCATGTACAGCTAATTTGTTTATATAAGACAGTTTGTGGAATTTGAAAAGCCCATGGTAGTAACTGTTTGCTTTATAGATTTGAATG
This genomic interval carries:
- the PDZRN3 gene encoding E3 ubiquitin-protein ligase PDZRN3 isoform X1, whose protein sequence is MGFELDRFNGDVDPDFKCNLCNKVLEDPLTTPCGHVFCAGCVLPWVVQQGSCPVNCQRISTKELNHVLPLKSLILKLDIKCDNHARGCEAVVPLQHLGEHAETCDFSPAKCRNRGCRQVLNLRDVEAHMRERCEARPAGLCEQGCGLMLTHGERRAGGHGCLRALRAHGAALQARATALEKALKKEALRAGKREQSLLSRLAAAQLELQVTALRYQKRFTQYSARLDALARARAASPGKGEETKALTLVLHRDSGSLGFNIIGGRPCVDNQDGSSSEGIFVSKIVETGPAAKEGGLQIHDRIIEVNGKDLSKATHEQAVEAFKTAKEPIVVQVLRRTPRTKVFTAPHESQLVDVGTQTDITFEHIMALSKMGSPTPPVSVLDPYLLPEDHPSVHEYYDPNDYMGGIHQEMDRDELELEEVDLHRVNSQDKLGLTVCYRTDDEDDMGIYVSEIDPNSIAAKDGRLREGDRIIQINGIEVQNREEAVALLTSEESKNISLLVARPEIQLDEGWMDDDRNDFLDDLHMDMLEEQHHQAMQFTASMLQQKKHEEDGGTTDTATILSNQHEKDSGVGRTDDSTRNDESSEQENNADDHTTASNTLGSQKKLTYSHDTLGSGDMQFSNESFISADCTDVDFLGIPVDECERFRELLELKCQVKSANPYSLYYHNSTLDMSKSDQESVDRELEMLNEELRNIELECLNIVRAHKMQQLKDQYREPWMLHNSGFRNYNTSIDVRRHELSDITELPEKSDKDSSSAYNTGESCRSTPLTLEISPDNSLRRTAEGTNCQGNEGAVAYNVSQKNLFASSESHESNTGKCHASAKDPDLGKQLESKERKASDGSKSPTHGQKPSGSYVSPYHHSPYKHAHIPAHAQHYQSYMQLIQQKSAVEYAQSQMSLVSMCKDFNSSQSEPRMEWKVKVRSDGTRYITKRPVRDRLLRERAIKIKEERSGMTTDDDAISEMKMGRYWSKEERKQHLVKAKEQRKRREFMMQSRLDCLKEQQGAEEKKEMNIIELSHKKMMKKRNKKIFDNWMTIQELLTHGTKSPDGTRVYNSFLSVTTV
- the PDZRN3 gene encoding E3 ubiquitin-protein ligase PDZRN3 isoform X2; the encoded protein is MGCSLCTLQKQEEQYKLLYEVCQVNGKDLSKATHEQAVEAFKTAKEPIVVQVLRRTPRTKVFTAPHESQLVDVGTQTDITFEHIMALSKMGSPTPPVSVLDPYLLPEDHPSVHEYYDPNDYMGGIHQEMDRDELELEEVDLHRVNSQDKLGLTVCYRTDDEDDMGIYVSEIDPNSIAAKDGRLREGDRIIQINGIEVQNREEAVALLTSEESKNISLLVARPEIQLDEGWMDDDRNDFLDDLHMDMLEEQHHQAMQFTASMLQQKKHEEDGGTTDTATILSNQHEKDSGVGRTDDSTRNDESSEQENNADDHTTASNTLGSQKKLTYSHDTLGSGDMQFSNESFISADCTDVDFLGIPVDECERFRELLELKCQVKSANPYSLYYHNSTLDMSKSDQESVDRELEMLNEELRNIELECLNIVRAHKMQQLKDQYREPWMLHNSGFRNYNTSIDVRRHELSDITELPEKSDKDSSSAYNTGESCRSTPLTLEISPDNSLRRTAEGTNCQGNEGAVAYNVSQKNLFASSESHESNTGKCHASAKDPDLGKQLESKERKASDGSKSPTHGQKPSGSYVSPYHHSPYKHAHIPAHAQHYQSYMQLIQQKSAVEYAQSQMSLVSMCKDFNSSQSEPRMEWKVKVRSDGTRYITKRPVRDRLLRERAIKIKEERSGMTTDDDAISEMKMGRYWSKEERKQHLVKAKEQRKRREFMMQSRLDCLKEQQGAEEKKEMNIIELSHKKMMKKRNKKIFDNWMTIQELLTHGTKSPDGTRVYNSFLSVTTV